In the Juglans microcarpa x Juglans regia isolate MS1-56 chromosome 6D, Jm3101_v1.0, whole genome shotgun sequence genome, one interval contains:
- the LOC121235397 gene encoding uncharacterized protein LOC121235397, with the protein MILLSWNSRGLGNPRRVRVLADLVREEDTKVLFLQETKLHARAAEKLKFRLGFENCLAVSSEGRSGGLALYWKKQVKVVIKNYSKSHIHASIHDAIEEGETWFLTGIYGQPEAHRRHETWDLIRSLKLPQDQGWLLIGDFNEVLSNHEKSGGRESSDRQMQAFQAVVDECELMDLGFQGNPFTWCNNRETDQCISERLDRCLASLKWKAFFPMAKVIHGTTTYSDHTPIKSHVHFASVQRRGKRPFRFEAMWVEDSSCQEVIKEAWLDSAGERRMEGVMKQISRCGEKSERWNKNSFGHVQKNLKKAKQKLQNVQDADPKSLNSEAIKNARS; encoded by the coding sequence ATGATTCTCCTTAGTTGGAACTCTCGTGGGCTTGGGAATCCACGAAGAGTTCGAGTTCTCGCTGACTTAGTTAGAGAGGAAGATACCAAGGTCTTGTTCTTACAGGAGACCAAATTGCATGCAAGAGCagcagaaaaattaaaatttagattggGTTTTGAGAATTGTTTGGCAGTAAGTAGTGAGGGGAGGAGTGGTGGTTTGGCCCTGTACTGGAAAAAACAGGTTAAGGTGGTTATTAAGAATTATTCCAAAAGTCATATTCATGCTTCCATCCATGACGCAATTGAGGAGGGGGAAACTTGGTTTCTCACTGGGATTTATGGACAACCTGAGGCTCATAGGAGGCATGAAACTTGGGATCTTATTAGGTCCTTGAAATTACCACAAGATCAAGGTTGGCTTCTGATTGGAGACTTTAATGAGGTTCTGAGCAATCACGAGAAaagtggaggaagagagagttcAGACAGACAGATGCAAGCTTTTCAAGCTGTAGTTGATGAGTGTGAATTAATGGATCTGGGCTTTCAGGGTAATCCATTTACTTGGTGTAATAATAGAGAAACTGACCAATGCATTAGTGAGAGACTTGACAGATGCTTGGCTAGTCTAAAATGGAAGGCCTTCTTCCCCATGGCTAAAGTTATTCATGGTACTACAACTTATTCAGACCATACCCCCATTAAGTCACATGTGCATTTTGCAAGTGTCCAGAGGAGGGGAAAAAGACCATTTCGTTTTGAGGCTATGTGGGTGGAGGATAGTAGTTGTCAAGAGGTCATCAAGGAAGCTTGGCTGGACAGTGCTGGGGAAAGAAGAATGGAAGGGGTGATGAAACAAATTAGTAGATGCGGTGAAAAGTCAGAAAGGTGGAACAAGAACAGTTTTGGGCATGTGcagaaaaatctgaaaaaggcTAAGCAGAAGCTCCAGAATGTTCAAGATGCAGATCCTAAGAGTCTTAATAGTGAGGCTATTAAGAATGCTAGATCATAG
- the LOC121235396 gene encoding uncharacterized protein LOC121235396 has translation MDKLHEMWENLQLNEEEGVAIDIEVEGIPKVLHKGDRSLISKIWSDRQIGKNIIETTMAKVWRLSKPAIFIEMGKNIFVITFATHADKNRVMSGRPWFFDGQMFVLKVFDGYTPLNKMSFDDVVLWVQFHNLPLFGMSWECGERMGSSLGVVEEVEVDGDDVGWGRFLRVKILLNLKKPLAKGWGWTITLQGLKTWIPIQYEKLPRFCLKCGRIVHEEKGCPVPILMETSNRQFGSWLRVESGGWRFRGSSQTWNSSPTKSSLEGKGKATVVEGGEKAAVNGM, from the coding sequence ATGGACAAACTCCATGAGATGTGGGAGAACTTGCAGTTGAATGAAGAGGAAGGTGTGGCTATAGACATTGAAGTGGAGGGGATCCCTAAAGTCCTCCATAAAGGTGATAGGAGTTTGATCAGTAAGATCTGGTCGGATCGGCAGATTGGGAAGAACATAATTGAGACTACTATGGCAAAGGTGTGGAGGCTAAGCAAACCGGCCATCTTCATTGAGATGGGGAAAAACATATTTGTTATCACTTTTGCAACACATGCGGATAAGAATCGTGTGATGAGTGGGAGGCCATGGTTCTTTGATGGTCAAATGTTTGTGTTAAAGGTTTTCGATGGGTATACCCCACTCAATAAAATGTCTTTTGATGATGTGGTTTTATGGGTCCAGTTCCATAATCTACCACTGTTTGGTATGTCATGGGAGTGTGGAGAAAGGATGGGAAGTTCTTTAGGAGTGGTGGAAGAGGTTGAAGTGGATGGGGATGATGTGGGGTGGGGTAGGTTCCTCCGAgtcaaaattttgttaaatctaaaaaaacCATTGGCCAAAGGATGGGGATGGACTATTACTTTGCAAGGTTTGAAAACTTGGATTCCTATCCAGTATGAGAAGTTGCCGCGTTTTTGCCTGAAGTGTGGAAGGATTGTGCATGAGGAAAAAGGTTGTCCAGTTCCTATTCTTATGGAGACGAGCAATAGGCAGTTTGGAAGCTGGCTTCGTGTAGAATCGGGAGGTTGGAGATTTCGTGGCTCTAGTCAAACATGGAACAGTTCGCCAACTAAGAGTAGTCTGGAGGGGAAAGGGAAGGCCACGGTGGTGGAGGGTGGTGAAAAGGCCGCAGTTAATGGCATGTAG